A DNA window from Moorella thermoacetica contains the following coding sequences:
- a CDS encoding HpcH/HpaI aldolase/citrate lyase family protein, with the protein MAVMRSILYVPGNNPKMVAKAPTFPADIITLDLEDSVPPAEKENARKLIRENIKAVGANGSEVYVRINNWETEMTNDDLEAVVVEGLAGVTLAKCGHPDNVKRLDWKLEELERRRGLPVGSIKVSLLIETAKGVINAYESCIASPRVVSAIFGAVDYCKDMRVKLTSEATEQFYARAHVAVAARAAGIVAIDAPYVAYQDLEGFEKNIREGRQLGYEGRMIIHPSQIEICNRLYAPDPADVEWARGVVKVFEEEGIAKGKAAVSYNGKMVDTPVYLNAKDILAAQAEIDAKNAAMKKA; encoded by the coding sequence ATGGCTGTAATGCGTTCAATCCTCTATGTTCCCGGTAACAACCCCAAAATGGTGGCTAAAGCCCCTACTTTTCCCGCCGACATCATCACCCTGGACCTGGAAGACTCGGTGCCGCCGGCGGAGAAGGAAAACGCTCGTAAATTAATTCGGGAGAACATCAAAGCTGTTGGAGCTAACGGCTCCGAGGTATACGTCCGCATCAATAATTGGGAAACGGAAATGACCAACGACGACCTGGAAGCCGTAGTAGTTGAAGGTCTAGCCGGTGTCACCCTGGCTAAATGCGGCCATCCTGACAACGTCAAGCGCCTGGATTGGAAACTGGAAGAACTGGAACGCCGCCGGGGCCTGCCGGTCGGCAGCATTAAGGTATCCCTCCTTATCGAGACCGCCAAGGGCGTAATCAACGCCTATGAATCCTGCATCGCCAGCCCCCGGGTAGTCAGCGCTATCTTCGGAGCCGTCGACTACTGCAAGGATATGAGGGTTAAACTTACCTCCGAAGCCACCGAGCAGTTTTACGCCAGGGCCCACGTAGCTGTAGCTGCCAGGGCAGCCGGTATAGTTGCCATCGATGCCCCCTACGTGGCTTATCAGGATCTGGAAGGCTTTGAGAAGAATATCCGTGAAGGCCGCCAGCTTGGCTATGAAGGCCGCATGATTATCCACCCGAGTCAGATTGAGATTTGCAACCGCCTCTATGCTCCCGATCCTGCTGATGTGGAGTGGGCCCGCGGCGTAGTCAAAGTCTTTGAAGAAGAAGGCATCGCCAAAGGCAAGGCCGCGGTATCCTACAACGGCAAGATGGTAGATACTCCGGTATACCTGAACGCTAAAGATATCCTGGCGGCCCAGGCCGAAATTGACGCTAAAAACGCAGCCATGAAGAAAGCCTAA
- a CDS encoding NAD(P)-dependent malic enzyme — translation MSIQERALNLHREWQGKIETRPRVQVRNADDLTMAYTPGVAEPCKEIHKDPNLVDVYTRRWNLVAVVSDGSAVLGLGNIGARAAMPVMEGKSVLFKSFAGVDAFPICIDSQDVDEIVRTVQLLTPTFGGVNLEDIAAPRCFEIERRLKETTDIPIFHDDQHGTAVVVLSAIINACKITKRELSDLKVVINGAGAAGIACGKLLVDVGVSDVILCDSKGIICSKRDDLNAIKKEMLQITNKEDRCGTLADAMEGANCFIGLSVKDAVTPEMVRSMDKDSILFAMANPVPEILPDVARAAGAAVVGTGRSDFPNQVNNVLGFPGIFRGALDVKASDINDAMKIAAAHALADLVGDRLSADFVMPEAFDPRVAPAVAMAVARAAIESGVARDPKDPEWVKRHTEELIARQ, via the coding sequence ATGAGCATCCAGGAAAGAGCCCTTAACCTGCACAGGGAATGGCAGGGTAAAATCGAAACCCGGCCGCGGGTACAGGTTAGAAATGCGGATGATCTAACCATGGCTTATACCCCCGGGGTAGCCGAGCCCTGCAAAGAGATCCACAAGGACCCCAATTTGGTTGATGTTTACACCCGCCGCTGGAACCTGGTGGCTGTCGTTTCCGACGGTTCGGCCGTCCTCGGCCTGGGGAACATTGGCGCCCGGGCCGCCATGCCTGTAATGGAAGGTAAAAGCGTCCTCTTCAAATCCTTTGCCGGCGTGGATGCCTTCCCTATTTGCATTGATTCCCAGGATGTCGATGAAATAGTCCGTACCGTCCAGCTCCTGACCCCGACTTTTGGCGGCGTGAACCTGGAAGACATTGCCGCACCCCGTTGCTTTGAGATCGAGCGGCGCCTCAAGGAGACTACGGACATCCCCATCTTCCACGACGACCAGCACGGCACCGCTGTAGTTGTCCTGAGCGCCATCATCAACGCTTGCAAGATTACCAAACGTGAACTGTCCGACCTGAAGGTGGTCATCAACGGTGCCGGCGCGGCAGGCATTGCCTGCGGTAAACTCCTCGTGGATGTGGGCGTTAGTGATGTAATCCTCTGCGACTCGAAGGGGATTATCTGCTCTAAGCGCGACGACCTCAACGCCATCAAAAAAGAAATGCTCCAAATAACCAATAAAGAGGATCGCTGTGGCACCCTGGCCGATGCCATGGAAGGAGCCAATTGCTTCATTGGGCTTTCCGTCAAGGATGCCGTCACCCCCGAGATGGTCCGTTCCATGGACAAAGATTCCATTCTTTTCGCCATGGCCAATCCGGTGCCGGAGATCTTGCCTGACGTGGCCCGGGCTGCCGGAGCCGCTGTGGTGGGAACGGGCCGGAGCGACTTCCCCAACCAGGTGAACAACGTCCTGGGCTTCCCCGGTATTTTCCGCGGCGCCCTGGATGTCAAAGCTTCGGATATCAATGATGCCATGAAGATTGCCGCCGCCCACGCCCTGGCCGATCTGGTTGGTGACAGACTCTCGGCTGACTTTGTCATGCCCGAAGCCTTCGATCCCAGGGTAGCGCCGGCAGTAGCCATGGCC